In Flammeovirgaceae bacterium 311, one DNA window encodes the following:
- a CDS encoding Fis family transcriptional regulator (COG2204 Response regulator containing CheY-like receiver, AAA-type ATPase, and DNA-binding domains), protein MILLVDDDEAIRASLSLLLKQAGFAVQTAAHPDEALEKLAQKEAELLISDMNFSIETSGEEGLTFLKEVKKRYPLLPVILITAWGSVPLAVEGMKLGAADFINKPWQNDHLLQSVKTVLTLARQKKEYEPTGLSRAALNKKYDFDAIVGEDRGFLQVLETIGKVSATDASILIMGESGTGKEMIAEAVHGNSHRYNKAFVKVNLGGISASLFESEMFGHKRGAFTDAKNDRVGRFELANGGTIFLDEIGDLDANSQVKLLRVLQDRTYEVLGDSKTRTVDVRVICATNRNLEEMVAKGQFREDLYYRINLITVRLPALRERPGDIPLLVNHFIRNLREIYQRPELEATKEALRWLRDQPLPGNIRELKNVVERAVLLSPHQELQLDDFKALMRAGSQKTAPQQPEIKELPLMPLEEMEKAMILKAMVLYKENMSKVAQSLGLSRGALYRRLEKYNIPYEATH, encoded by the coding sequence ATGATCCTTCTGGTAGATGACGATGAAGCCATCCGCGCATCCCTAAGCCTGCTGCTGAAGCAGGCTGGCTTTGCCGTGCAAACTGCGGCTCATCCTGATGAGGCTCTGGAAAAGCTGGCACAGAAAGAAGCTGAATTACTGATCTCCGATATGAACTTCAGCATAGAGACCAGTGGTGAAGAAGGCCTTACTTTTCTGAAAGAAGTGAAAAAGCGCTACCCGCTGCTGCCGGTGATCCTGATCACCGCCTGGGGATCGGTGCCTCTGGCCGTTGAGGGCATGAAACTGGGTGCGGCTGATTTCATTAATAAGCCCTGGCAAAACGATCACCTGCTACAATCTGTAAAAACGGTGCTAACGCTTGCCCGCCAGAAAAAAGAATATGAACCTACTGGTTTAAGCCGCGCAGCCCTGAACAAGAAATACGATTTTGATGCCATCGTTGGTGAAGACAGGGGATTTCTGCAGGTGCTGGAAACCATAGGGAAGGTGAGTGCCACCGATGCCTCTATCCTCATCATGGGCGAAAGCGGTACCGGCAAGGAGATGATTGCCGAGGCGGTGCATGGGAATAGCCATCGTTACAACAAAGCCTTTGTAAAGGTAAACCTGGGTGGTATTTCTGCCTCACTCTTCGAGAGTGAGATGTTCGGCCATAAGCGTGGTGCTTTTACCGATGCCAAAAACGATCGGGTGGGGCGCTTTGAGCTGGCCAATGGGGGTACTATATTTCTGGATGAGATTGGCGATCTGGATGCCAACAGCCAGGTAAAGCTGCTGCGGGTGCTGCAGGACCGCACCTACGAGGTGCTGGGCGATAGCAAAACGCGCACGGTAGATGTGCGCGTAATCTGCGCCACCAACCGCAATCTGGAAGAAATGGTAGCGAAAGGACAATTTCGCGAAGACCTCTACTACCGCATTAACCTGATTACCGTTAGGCTGCCGGCACTTCGGGAGCGGCCGGGCGATATACCCCTGCTGGTAAACCATTTTATCCGCAACCTGCGGGAGATCTACCAGCGCCCCGAACTGGAGGCTACCAAAGAAGCCCTGCGCTGGCTGCGCGATCAGCCCCTGCCAGGCAACATAAGGGAGTTGAAAAATGTGGTGGAACGTGCCGTGCTGCTAAGCCCACACCAGGAGCTGCAGCTTGATGACTTCAAAGCCCTGATGCGTGCTGGCTCCCAAAAGACTGCCCCACAGCAGCCCGAGATAAAAGAGCTGCCCCTGATGCCCCTGGAGGAGATGGAGAAAGCCATGATCCTGAAAGCAATGGTGCTATACAAAGAAAACATGAGCAAGGTAGCACAATCGCTGGGCCTGAGCCGGGGCGCCCTCTATCGCCGGCTGGAGAAATATAACATACCCTATGAGGCTACCCATTAA